caCATATAATATAAAGAGGACAAACATAGGTAAAATAATTTCCAATTCTTtgttttacaaatgaaatatcaaACTTCAAagattataaaggaaaaataacaaattacTAAAacattaatatactaaataatattttaatgtagattaattattttgttgccccttcaaaaaaaaaattattttgttgctttagtgactaaaattatttttaaaaaaattaagataaaaatCCATAACCACTATCCAAAGGAGTGCACAAGATAAACTTTGCTCATATATAATAGCCTACAAATTACACATGAGATGTAAATCGCACTAGAAATACAATGTAAGACAAGCTTGACTAAAAGGGTGGTAGCAAGATGTAATAGTAAAAGATTATGAACTAAAACTACTAATAGAGAATACATGAGAGAttttaaagagagagagagagagaaaatgataTATGGATTATCATGGAGCAATATTTTCTCTATCACATTTtacctatttactattcattagtcaaataaattatttcttatttgtttattttatttagtacggagtattattaaattattttaaaataaattatttcttatttgtttattttttgtgtttaacaatatttttaatgtagtttccaaatatataaattttatatactaatactatttttttctaaataaggtgcaaattggccactgaatgtaacatgaaaatgcaattaaatcACTAaccaaaaaaatgcaattagaccacTAGGGATAGCAATTCAATTCGCCCCAACAGGGAAAATCGATCACCGCCTCGACGAGGGCAGATTTGGAGATTTTTTCGGGGAACGGGATCGGGGATGGAGGAATTTTCCAATCCCCGTCGAAGACGGGGACGGGAAGGGTATTCCCTGCCCCGACCCCGTCCTCGAATCcccgttaaatattatatagtatataatatatatttatattataatatataatattaatattcataTGTGCAGTGTGCTTAAGAATCCATTGTAGGATTAATTGTAAGCTGCAGGcttaattaattgtaaaaaaGGCATAGGattataggaaaaaaaattctaactCTTATGAGCTGCAGGctttattcataaaatttaaacattCCCGTAGAATAGGTGGATTGAAAGTTCTTCCTGAGCAATTACCTTCATGCTACATGCCTACATATACTCGATTAATTTTAGTGTTTGATGTCTATaccttaaattaattttattttatcatacattattattacttattgaTATGATTAATTGCCCTATATACTTTGTATGTATAATGATGTATGTAGAGGGTAGGCTCAAGGAAAGAATTTAGCCCCAAAGTCATCCCTTTATTCATTGTTCTTGAATAAAtgtagagagaagggagagagcATGGCTATTGTGAAtcagagagagaagaagagagtGCCAAAAAGTCCTTTCCAAGTAGGGCTAAGGTCTCTTTTATAGGGTTAGTACCCGTATTAGTATTCGTCTATGTACGAAATACTTAGAGCCATATATACgaggtatattccctatcactTATTAGAATTAGAATGGAGGGTGATAATTCtcataattcaaattattattattattttcaggTTATTAATGAAGAGTTGGCTAGTTGAGAACCATTACTTTAGCcgagtttaaaaattgagaattgaagatttgaagttcatttgattttttatgtACTTATGTTTGGATTTTGGAGgagtttgaaacaatttaatGATCCAAAGCTTAACAATATaaacttttcataatattagtctttttttaaaattgacataattcaaaaaaattcgcGCGGAAATTCTCAATCCCTGAAAATTCCCGCGCGAGATGGGGAATAATTCTCCATCCCCGCCGGGGAATGGGGTGGGGCGGGGCGAGAAATGGGGAGAGATTTCGAGGACGGGGACGGGACCCCGTTCCCCACCCCCGCCCcaccccgttgccatccctataGGCCACTGAATACTCCAAATCCatgtaatttcacctgatagtatgttaccatccatttcagcAAGTAACATACTTACGTCGatggtgagttggcattttaaaataatttttaataatataatttaaaaataaaatttaaaaaattaaaatttatataaaaaaaataattaaaaaaaaaaacgtcggGTGGCCAACAGTCACCCGTTCCCCTCCACCCTCCTCCATCTCTCTTCGTCTCCAGCGGAGACGAAGGAAGGGGGGACAGagagggggggggtgggggtggcGTGAGACAACCTGTCTCATGCCACCCCCATTCCCTCCTTCATCTTTGGTTCAAGACGAAGACATGCTCTTTGTCTCCGGTTGGAGATGAAGAGATCTCTTTGGAGACGAAGGGGGGTGGAGGGGAAGGGGTGGccggcgtttttttttttttaaattttaaattatattattaaaaattattttaaaatgccaactcaccgtCCACGTAATCAAGTTACCTAATGAAATGGATAGTAActtgctatcaggtgaaattgcatgtatttggagtgttcagtgacctaattgcactttttttagttcagtgacataattgcattttcaggttacgtcagtggccaatttgcaccttattcttttttttttttttgaatgaatcgGAACACTTAATGTAAATAGGGAGtaaaaaatagagtaaaaaATGCATTCCGCACATAGTGTAGTGGTCCAATTAGATCATAAATTTTaggaaaaaagtgtcaaattggccccctaagttGAGTAGATATTGCAATTAGGCTCCCTAACTAAAAAAAACTTCATTCAAGCCCCCTAAAccggtaaaattgttcaatcAAGTTCAAGTTGACTTGTTTATCAAGTCAAATTTAGTTAGGGGGCTTAATTGCACTACCCACCCGACTTAaggggctaatttgacactttttttatttttcgccgaacaaatatttttatttattaaagatattatttattataaataaaaataaataatattaaaaatttaaaaaaaaaaaaaaaaaagagtcaccAGCTGTCCGGCAGGACGCCACGACCGTCTAAGGAAGACGTCCATGGCTGTCTTCTAGATTTGGGACGAGGGCTACGGCTATGGCCGCCCCCTCGTTCCAGTTTCCTCTGTCGGCCATGGCCGTCTTCCTTAGACGGTCGTGGTTGTTTGTGAGGAAGAACAACCACTGATTGTCCAACAGCCGGAGGctgttttttttataactattatttatttttaattataataaataatatttttaataaataaaaaatgtttattttgaaaataaaataaaaaatgaaaaaaagtgtcaaattgatcCCCTAAGTCGGATAAATATTGCAATTAGGCCTCTAACTTAATATGACATGATAAACAAGTCAACTTggacttaattaaataattttaccgATTTAAAGAACTTGAATGAAGTTTTTTTTCAGTTaggggacctaattgcactatccaccttACTTAGAGggtcaatttgacactttttccctaAATTTTACTTTATACTTGTTTCTAATTACGAGTTAATTTTGTGTAAAAATATACCAAATTTGGTGTTAAGTTGTGAAACAAACGAGAATGCAAATATTTTTGGCGTGGCAGCATTCTCATGCTAACTGCCTGGCGACTTACGTAAGCCACGTGTAATGGGTCTGCATCTGCATGACAACATGAGTATTGTGTCCAATCATTATtgctgtgtggatcatactattaaataatatacattcaatataaaaataatgtacattatattcagagaatatacattatttgtgtattgaatgtacattatttttataatataaaaataatgtacattcagtacaaaaataatgtacatttagtacattaaaaatgtacattttattatggtccacacagttgtgtgaaccatggtccacacaataatttgccgtattgtgtcttaattcttaaatttgatGGGCCCACCATGTTATTGGACTTGGCTTTTATTTTTCAAGCAAGGTGTCGTTTGGTTTGGCAAATTATTTGGTtcaaattaatcattaattttctttttaaaaagtataattaaactccatttaaaaaaaaaaaaataaacactcCAACTTTACAATAATTGCATTTCAACTCTTTTTATCAATAAACAATTGATAGtccttgggcttgtttggttatcagcggttagcggTTAGCAGTTAGCGGTAgtggattgtgttagcggttatcaaatagcggattgtattaacGAGTTTGactagcggattgtattagctgtttgtaaaaagatgtttgataaaattaactaattagattagcggttaacatgtaaaatgaccaaaagagtatatatatatttcataataataacaattgtaattatttttttaggatatataataataataataataataataatttaataaaagaaataaaaaactaacaaaaaaaaaaacataagggGAGTTCAACTCTCCTTTAGTTTTGCCACTTTACCCACATCTGTGGGAAAAGTGGCATGGCTCCTTTTATAGGAGCCTTAGTGGCTCCAAATTAAACATAACATTATGGCTTGGGCCAGTAAGCCAAACTGGTGCACtgttcttaattattattattattttttatatatatacaagggcgttttggaaaaGGAAAACCTTTTCCCAAAACGCTAAGTGAAAATGTTGCATATTGCAGCGTTTTCATTTTCAGCGGTTTAGAGTAAACCGTTGCTCCAAATCGTTGATAACCAAACACATTCTTTAGCGGTTTGACTTGGTCAAATCACTAAAGATGGTCAAACTCGTCAAAAAATTGGCGGATCCGCTAACAACCAAACATGCCTCTTACAAAATTTACAATATGACAAATTTTTTGTGACAtgcatcatagatgacatccatGTAAGTAATTTTAAACAacaaattgtaataataatatgaaaaaaaaatagtattttcagTTATTCAACAACTTGTTTGGTTTATGAATATGTTAAGaagaaattgaatttaaataaaaataataattagaatattTACATTAAAAGACCTTATGGTCTcgggaaaaaaatatttaaaatcattaaaaattagaatatttaaattgaaaaaaatagtattttcagTTATAATAATCCTCGGGATTAAGATCATTAAAAGACCTTAtggtcttgtgttgagccaatctcattacATTGATAAAATACTTGTGAAATTTAACAAGGATGATGATCAATTGGCTAAGACACCGTTTGATACAAACAGTCATCTAACCAAAAACCACAGggagtgtatttctcaagtagagtATGCTCGGGTGattggtagtttgatgtatcttatgagttgtactaggccagatattgcctttgcggttAGCAAACTCAGTAGATATACGAGTAACCTCGGTGATATGCACTCGAAGGCAATAGTAAGGGTTATGAGATACTTAAGGTATACTTGTGACCTTGGACTGCACTACATGAGATATCCTGttgtacttgaagggtatagTGACGCTAGTTGGATATCGGATattaaggattctaaatccacgagGGGCTACGTGTTTACACTAGTCGGTGCAGCCGTTGCGtggaaatcttccaagcaaacaACAATAGCCAGATCCACGATGGAATCTGAAATGATTGCCTTGGGCAAGTGCTGTGAAGAGGATGAATGGTTACGCcattttttggaagatattCCTAGTTGGGAAAGACCCGTATCTCCAATCTatgtgcattgtgatagtcaaaCCACAATTAGGAGAGTACGGagtcatatgtataatggtaaaTCTAGACATCTAcgtcgtagacataataccattatATAACTTCTCACAACTagtgttgtctcgattgactaCGTAAAGTCAAAAGACAATATAGTGGATCCGCTGACCAAAGGGTTAGACAAAGAAGTTGTGGAGAAGCTTacacgaggaatgggtctaaaaCCCTTCGAATAAAAGTTCTATAGTAAATACCCAACCTAACTGGCACCTAAGTTCAATgagacaactaaattatggaatgaaGCGTGTCATTGTGGGGGTTTCGGACTCCCTACTACTCCTCGTTAAAACAATGGCTCCCGCACGAGGTTAGCACtttgatgctttaatgattcgaatgtCAATTGACATATGTTGAGTATGCGGGATACTCGGGAAAGAATCACCCATGTGAGAGAAGTGAGCAGCGCTTCAAAGGATAATTGAGctgggctcaattctttagaaactcttgcagaaccaagAACGGTGACCCACGACCAAAACAGGCACACTCATGAGAACAGAGCATGGTTGAGAGATTTTTATGTGGGATATATCATCATCTACACAAACagcagtcggttcaaagacatcgcgttctactATACAGCTAGTAGAgcaaactcgccactttgtgaataattgagggactaaactcgcatacacccataacttagggactgagtctacactatcTCTATAACTtaggactaaagatgccattttcccataAGAAGGGAAAATGCACACCCCTAATTTTGTGTGCCTTCAGGAGATACTGGCTTCTCGAATCAGAAAATGAAACATTCCTGATAATGATTATGTAGTAGTTGTTGCTCCCCTGCTATTTCTCACCTTGGGTTTAGCCCTAAAATCTTCAATACTTTCTTGGATAGACATGGCTTTCACGGCTCGTTATTTGGTTCCTTGTTCGAATTCAGTGTTAGAATTACACCATTTCTGCCGGAGATTGCAGTGCAGCAGCCCAATACGGGAAACCCATAACTTGCACAAAGAATTCAATTTGCAGCAGCAAGTATTAGCTATCAGCAGCGCAGAAGAAGTGAAAATGATTGAGAAACCCAGGTTCCGGTGGGTTGAAATAGGTTCTGATATTACAAAGGAACAAAAACAAGCCATTTCTCAGCTTCCAGTAAAGATGACAAAAAGATGTAAGGCCCTAATGAAACAACTTATTTGCTATTCACCTGAAAAGGGCAGTGTATCAGTGCTGCTGGGTGCCTGGGTGAGGAGTATGAAGCCCAAGAGAGCTGATTGGCTGGCAGTTCTTAAAGAATTGGATGGGCTGAATAATTCATTGTATTTTGAGGTATAAagattttcttttgtttggtcTTTGTTATGTGTTGCTTGTTCTTTGAATGACTTTTGGTTCTTTTGCATTGATTGTGGTTTTTGATACCATAAATTGCTTGATTGACTGTTCTTTCCCCTCAAAAAATGCAAAATCCCTAGCCCCAATGGCGCCCACACCTCAGTCCAATAGGATTGTGGAGGGATAAATCACGGTGGGAGCATTAATGCCTTGTGTCCACAAGGAGTCACCCCCACAAGAGGGTGAAACTCCCACATTGCGACTGCAAGGGCTCGATCTTGTGTCCTTGCTACAAACAACCACACAGGACCCAATTGAGCTACCATGCGGCCTGATTGAGTGTTCTTTATTCTGCTCGAAGTCTGCAGATATAAACTGTATAAGGCATTAGTGAAACCTTGTTTTCTAACACAAGGTAGACTAGTGTATAACTCTTTGAGTTTTGAAAAGGGGAACTTTGGAACTTTCTTTCCATCCAGCATTGAGCACCAACAGACATTGTAATTCTTCAGTATGAACTAttacttttctttaaaattatcatatgcttttaatttgtttagtttTGTGTTGGTATATGATTCATCCATGCCATCACAAGATAGAGTTCCTCTGAACAACTTATGGCATTTTTCCACTTgacaaaaaggaagaaagacATTGTGCCATTTGAGTTTTGCAATTCTTACCGTATTAGTTCTTCTAGGTTCAGAAGGCTTATTAGTAGATCAATGGTCAACTTTTTTCTTGCAATCTGGAAATAGATGCTCGTGATTTCGTGAGATATAGGAATAAGACTATGCATAGCAGAGTAGCGGGCTGACATTTTCTTCTTGGGAAGTGTTAGATTCTTATAAGCATTACTGAACTTCCAACGacctatttattattgttttttgtatttttcttagGTGGCTCAGCTTGCCCTTGTAGAGGAATCCTTTGAAGCCAACATTCGTGATTATACCAAAATCATTCATGGCTATGCAAAGCAAAATCTTGTCCGAGAAGCTGAAAATATGGTTTTGACGATGAAAAATAGAGGCTTCATATGTGACCAGGCGCTGCTTACAGTTTTAATTCACATGTACAGCAAGGTTGGGAATCTTAAGCTGGCAGAAGATACATTCGAAGAGTTGATGCTGCTTGGAGGACCGTTGGACAGAAGATCCTACGGGTCAATGATTATGGCCTATATTAGAGCCGGAGAACTTATTAAAGCAGAGGGCTTGCTTAGAGTAATGGACGACCAAGAGATTTATGCTGGAAGAGAAGTTTATAAAGCACTGCTGAGAGCGTACTCCATGATTGGTGACAGCAAAGGAGCTCAAAGCGTTTTCGATGCACTCCAATTAGCGGGCATCATCCCTGATGCCAAGATTTGTGGGCTAGTTGTAAATGCTTATCTCGTGGCAGGCCAACTCTCCGATGCTTGTATTGCTTTTGAAAATATGAGGACAGTTGGTATTGAACCAAATGACAAATGTGTGGCATTGCTATTAACTGCGTATGAAAGGGAGAATGACCTAAACAAGGCATTAGACATTTTAATTGATTTGGAGAAGGGAGGCGTTATGCTCGGAAAAGAAGCTTCTAACATACTGGCTCGTTGGTTCCGGAGGCTTGGGGTGATTGAAGAAGTGGAGGTTGTATTGAGAGAATATAAATCAAGGGCCGCTCAAAAAGAAGGtgatgatgttttctttcattgtGCGACTTAATTTCAAGTTGTTGTTGCTATAGTTTGACAAAAGCGttttgtttgaatttgtttGTATAGTTTTGTATTTTTGGCATGTTCCTCCTATAAGAAAAGGGTGTTATTGGGGAGTCCTTCATGATTCTCATTTCTATATCAATTTCAAAGTCCAGAAACTTCTTGTGAATAGATCTTTCAGGTTGAGGAGGTTGAAACTTTAGAACATTATGTTACAATTGAAGTTGACAGGCCAAAGCCCAACATGGCAAGGTATGATTTCTTGCCCTCAATCTGCCACCCGAGTACCAATAGAGTTGCTTGTGCAGTAATATAGACAAAAGGTTCAATCTGCCACCCGAGTACCAACTGAGCTGCTCGTGCAGTAATATACACAAAAGAAGCATGGTCGAGCCCTAAACCTTAGGGTGGCTAAGGAGATCACTCAACCATATAGGTTGTCTTGTTTGATTGACCAGTGACCACTCATGAAACATGAAGCTAACAAGGACTTGCCTGCAATAAGATCCACTCCTCTCACACTGTCTTGCTCTTTCTCCTTCCCAAGGACTTCACAAGTCTTCATGTATCCTGTACACACCCATAACAAAGATCCGTTTGACTTGACTACGTCCAAAaaggtttttaattttttttttcttaattttcatgtaaaaatcTAGTGTTCTTTTTGTACTTAACTTCACTTTCCATTACCTAAACGAGTAGGTGCTAATAAGTAATAAGTGTGAAATTTACAGCTTAATGAAATTGTTTTGAAAATATCTTTGTACACAACATAGTGATAGATCACTTCAGTTGGGTGAATTATTTCCCTTGAAAATTCATTAGCATTTTAACTAATTATTATCAAATATattctgttaaaatttataaatgtgttatatgattattaattttttttgaaggttatgattgttaattgttaattgacttaaattatatatatatatatatatatatatatatatatatatatatatatagatatatatattgtttaaaatGTGGAATATTACTTAAAAAGTTTAcaatcttttttcttcttttttttttttaaataaaaagtttacaatctaaacaattaataattgcttatttaaattaaagcattattatatatatacacctatTTTGTGTTGTATTACCATATAATGTAACAATATACTTGAAACTTGGTTCAATTAGACTGaatcacaaaattataaatgtcacaactcacaagtgATTGAGTGAACATTAATGATTGATTttaggaaataaaaataataattttcttgattaaaaaaattttcactAGTAATGctacaaaaatttatcattGCACAAGCCAATAACTGCCTAAGTTTACCATCATATAATTATTCTCAAAACAATGAAATCAAGGGCTAATACACAGCTAAGAAAATAGAGAAGAAATGGGATTAGATTATCAGACATGAGGACACCTTAActtatgctatatatatgttCTTAGGCATAATTGCCTTTCAGAAAGTGCACGAAAAAGATTAGGTTCTGTCaataaaattatcattataGCACAACATAAGCTCTAACTAGTTACAGCAAAATAGCAAAAGGTTTTCTTCAGACTCCTTGCAAATAGAAGATGGTGGAAGGTGACAAACTAGATAAGAGTGTCATCTTGGTCGTTTAGCTCCAAGGGGAAAAGAGACTCGCTGAGGAGCCTCTTGAGGCACATCTGTCCGATCTTGGGAAAGATTTTGGTTTTGGTTAGATGCGGGATTAGGATCAGaaccttcttcttcctcctcagtTTCTTCTACATGTTGAGCAGTTCGTTTCTTGGGAATAGCAAGTTGATAGTTGGGGCTGATCAGGGTATCTTGTTCAGGAGGCAGTGGGATTCCAGGTCCTGAAATTGATTTTGGCAGTGGAATTTTGTTTCTGCTTTGAGCCAACTCTAACAGGACCTGGCAAACAGTTGTTAGACATCATATGTTCATTAAATAAGAATTGACATCAGAAggggtaaccccagccaagatggcaAGAGATCCACACTTGTAACCAGAAGGTCACAAGTTCAAATCCTTACCCCCTTGGTTTGAGCTAGtaagctatgggtaacctagggtggtttacttccttgtggtcctttgccagctagggtCAGAAAGGCGGAGTTTTACCTACACCTAACATAATAGATCATAATACACTATCATTCTTTTTCATTAAGTCCAGTTTTGCTCATCCATGGCTCCTTCACTTCATGCTTTCATATCCATACACACAATTTATAGATATACACAACACATATTTCAACTCATATTACTCATAATAATATGTAATGTTTGCATCATAGAAAGCATTATCTAATCCAAGTATAAACATTAATCTTAAAAGTAATGGAGTGTATACCTCTCTGGGAGGGGGTGGAGCAAAGCTAAAATTAACTTTAGACTGAACTGCAAGCTTGAGATCATCAGAGTCTATCACAGTCTTGCCAGCATGCTCCGAGTACACCTGTGCATCCATCAACACATCAACAGCATGCCTATACATAAGCTCCAGGAACTGGTGGACCACACGTGGTTCGTACTCTTCAACACCCATTGATTTGAGTAGGGTTTTCACCACCTTTGCATCCCTTGGCAAGTCCTCTTCAGCTCCTTCTGCCATTTGCCTCTACTCTATATCAGTCTACCCCTCTGTGTGGCCAAAAAATTCAATCCAACCACCACAGCAGTCTGTAGATTTTCAACTATCATGAGCTCATTCCAAAAAATATCAGACAAAATAAGCAACTTatgaaatttgtaaaaaataaaaaaagtaaaacatgTAAAGATCTGGAAACTTTGTGAACAGAACATGTTTTTGCTAGAGAAATATCATAAAAGAGGAAATTTGATAATGCAAACCCTAATTAGTGAGACTATTACCTCTTGAAGATCAAGATGAGAATTCACAAGAAAAATAGAAATCTAGgtgattgattgaatgattttttctgtgaaaatattttgaaactcCACTCATTTATTGACAACTTTGATTCAGAATCTTTGGTCACAGGGTCAAGATTGGGGAACTCTAAACCCTTCAGGGCTTACTTCCTATTGAGCCCAAAAAGAACAGTGAAAACAATGGCCAAGTATCCATTGAAATTTTGTTAAAGATTTTGTCAGTAGTTTGCAGTTGAATGTTGAAACCAAATAAGTAAAAATGCAAAATACAGGGCTATGGACCCACTCCTCTCTGAGGCTCTTCATATTTATCAGTATTTAGTATACACTAGATGCAAATTAACATTCAATTAATGCAaataatcaattcaaaataCAAAACCAGACAAATATccagaattataaattaatgatTCAGACCCATCTAGCAACTTAGTACTTCTACTCAAACTTGTCATTATTTCTCTTTAAAACTCAGACTTGGAAATAGGGAAGGGGGGCTTGGTTTGGTTTGAAGACCAAACCAAAATTTTCGTAATTGTTCCTCACTTTAACCTGAAAAGTTCTTTATTGGTAATTCACATTGAAAGAAGTATACCTGGAGACAAAATGCATTCAAACATTTTCACATAGGGGTGGGTGTTTcggggtgtgtgtgtgtgtgtgtgttttaatttttaaatgaaaccATTTGGTTTAAAATTGTAGTTCGATTCAGTTTtggtttggttaggttcgagaATCCCAActtcctaattttttatttttttccccaaattttgATCACATAATTACACTCAGCATTACTACTTCATAGTCCAAGGTTTCAGTTCACAGAAGCATAACCAGAAGGAAGAAATAGTATAATACTCACATCTGTTCTGTTTAGTGTCTTGAAATGTTTTTACTTCAAATCATTTATAGAGACTCAATCACGCACAAAGTTTTCATCATCTCAAAAGTTCAATACTACAAGCAAAGAAAACTAAGCAAATAAAAGGGTAGAGAGAATCTGAATAACTAAATGCAAGGATGGATAGATAGAGAACAACATTCACCCTCAATCTGTGCTAAAAagaaaaggatttttttttttaataaactctTTGGAACAGTGGAACTTGTTTCTGGATTGTTAAGAAAAATGTACAATTTTTATGGATACAACTAGAAAGTTTAAAGCAGGAAGCTAATCAGGGATAAGTATGTGACTTAGCCTACATTCAAATCGTATCAGATAGTCAAAACTAAAGTGATAACTTGAAAAGAAAcctcaataataatagtaagcaTTAGAAAtaggagaaggaaaaaaaatcaaacaccaccaaa
This portion of the Ipomoea triloba cultivar NCNSP0323 chromosome 5, ASM357664v1 genome encodes:
- the LOC116018766 gene encoding transcription initiation factor TFIID subunit 9-like; amino-acid sequence: MAEGAEEDLPRDAKVVKTLLKSMGVEEYEPRVVHQFLELMYRHAVDVLMDAQVYSEHAGKTVIDSDDLKLAVQSKVNFSFAPPPPREVLLELAQSRNKIPLPKSISGPGIPLPPEQDTLISPNYQLAIPKKRTAQHVEETEEEEEGSDPNPASNQNQNLSQDRTDVPQEAPQRVSFPLGAKRPR
- the LOC116018921 gene encoding pentatricopeptide repeat-containing protein At1g01970; protein product: MAFTARYLVPCSNSVLELHHFCRRLQCSSPIRETHNLHKEFNLQQQVLAISSAEEVKMIEKPRFRWVEIGSDITKEQKQAISQLPVKMTKRCKALMKQLICYSPEKGSVSVLLGAWVRSMKPKRADWLAVLKELDGLNNSLYFEVAQLALVEESFEANIRDYTKIIHGYAKQNLVREAENMVLTMKNRGFICDQALLTVLIHMYSKVGNLKLAEDTFEELMLLGGPLDRRSYGSMIMAYIRAGELIKAEGLLRVMDDQEIYAGREVYKALLRAYSMIGDSKGAQSVFDALQLAGIIPDAKICGLVVNAYLVAGQLSDACIAFENMRTVGIEPNDKCVALLLTAYERENDLNKALDILIDLEKGGVMLGKEASNILARWFRRLGVIEEVEVVLREYKSRAAQKEGDDVFFHCAT